From Rhododendron vialii isolate Sample 1 chromosome 10a, ASM3025357v1, the proteins below share one genomic window:
- the LOC131304526 gene encoding F-box protein CPR1-like: MAIEGAPPLPQDVTAEILSRLPVKSLLRFKSVSKNWFSLIQNSDFVSLHLHRSTTTNDCLLVKRFLTDDVRDSVLSTLPPNERTPVCDLLDVSSTTGASVWDLDLLASCNGIVCLAGKERRHAAAIALCNPLMREIRLLPQPRYHARYASFLGFGFDPVTKDYKVVRVATLFELDIKPYEFPDNPYDAAAVGIVQDMPVDVKVEIYNLSSDCWREIDDPVVPGEYQCKRHPNFCASLNGVSYCFASPWDHHQPRDEVIIGFRMSNELFEQIPLPHEVCSQSWFNINLFTLNDALAFVTIPYLWVPYPASEGAGFDVWVMDGYGVEGSWNKKYTIGPFSEGYLYPLLSRQNGEFLLLRCGERRMVSYDLNTGVITEYQVYDVPGSEYCVRGLQVLPYTESLVPVKRQTH, from the coding sequence ATGGCGATCGAGGGCGCCCCGCCCCTTCCGCAAGACGTAACGGCGGAGATCCTCTCTCGTCTCCCTGTGAAATCCCTTCTCCGATTCAAATCCGTCTCCAAAAACTGGTTCTCTCTCATCCAAAACTCCGACTTCGTCTCCCTCCACCTCcaccgctccaccaccaccaacgaCTGCCTCCTAGTCAAGCGGTTCCTCACCGACGACGTTCGCGACTCGGTCCTGTCAACACTCCCCCCCAACGAAAGAACCCCGGTCTGCGACCTGCTCGACGTCTCCTCCACGACCGGAGCAAGCGTCTGGGATCTCGACCTCCTGGCCTCCTGCAACGGCATCGTTTGCCTCGCCGGTAAGGAACGCAGGCATGCTGCTGCGATCGCGCTATGCAACCCGTTGATGAGAGAAATCAGACTGCTCCCTCAACCTCGTTATCACGCGAGGTACGCGAGCTTTCTAGGGTTCGGGTTCGATCCGGTTACTAAAGATTACAAAGTGGTTAGGGTTGCCACACTTTTCGAATTGGATATAAAGCCTTACGAATTTCCTGATAATCCCTATGATGCTGCTGCTGTAGGGATTGTACAAGATATGCCCGTCGATGTGAAAGTTGAAATATATAACCTGAGTAGTGATTGTTGGAGAGAAATAGATGACCCGGTCGTGCCCGGCGAGTACCAGTGCAAGCGCCATCCTAATTTTTGCGCATCGTTGAATGGTGTTTCCTATTGTTTCGCCTCCCCTTGGGATCATCATCAACCCCGTGATGAGGTGATTATCGGGTTTCGAATGTCGAACGAGTTGTTCGAACAAATACCCTTGCCCCATGAGGTCTGCTCGCAGTCGTGGTTTAACATTAACCTGTTTACGTTAAACGATGCGCTTGCGTTTGTTACCATTCCGTATCTTTGGGTTCCATATCCAGCGTCCGAAGGCGCAGGCTTTGACGTATGGGTAATGGATGGATACGGCGTTGAGGGCTCTTGGAATAAAAAGTACACTATTGGACCCTTCTCAGAAGGGTACCTCTATCCGTTGCTATCACGCCAAAATGGCGAGTTCCTTCTTTTGAGGTGCGGAGAAAGGCGCATGGTGTCTTATGACCTTAATACTGGAGTAATAACAGAGTATCAAGTATACGATGTGCCTGGATCAGAATATTGTGTACGGGGCTTACAAGTTCTTCCTTACACAGAGTCGTTAGTGCCAGTCAAGAGACAGACACATTGA
- the LOC131302796 gene encoding cytosolic sulfotransferase 10-like encodes MVGIKDQEFFYSSFPRVHNWGEDYLSQFQGFWFLPSFIHGSKPVVDLFQPLSTDVILASSPKMGTTWLKSLLYSIVNRPSKSQLLTTSHPHEIVPSLELQVYGEPLSDSSPPRFPSNTASSTRLLSTHLPIPIPVKADFL; translated from the coding sequence ATGGTGGGGATTAAAGACCAAGAGTTCTTCTATTCATCCTTTCCAAGAGTACATAACTGGGGAGAAGACTATCTCTCCCAGTTTCAAGGCTTTTGGTTCCTTCCAAGTTTTATCCATGGCTCTAAACCAGTCGTCGACCTCTTCCAACCGCTCTCTACCGATGTCATCCTGGCTTCTTCTCCTAAAATGGGCACCACCTGGCTCAAATCTCTCCTCTACTCCATCGTCAATCGCCCCTCTAAAAGCCAGTTGCTAACCACCAGCCACCCCCATGAGATTGTGCCATCGCTTGAGTTACAAGTCTACGGAGAACCGCTTTCTGATTCTTCCCCTCCACGTTTTCCTTCTAACACCGCGTCGTCAACTAGGCTTCTGAGCACCCATTTACCGATACCGATACCggttaaagctgattttttatag
- the LOC131304527 gene encoding uncharacterized protein LOC131304527 translates to MTIVPRSEQQEDVGGGWRFFVTQISLSHSAILTQSCFFDGAVEETSCKMRCKDLQLQIEGLLPVSTCIQENGISSVSRSFCFKMPGLTKLYNRLMCLVMSLLICLLNLKSQSF, encoded by the exons ATGACCATTGTTCCACGTTCCGAACAGCAGGAGGATGTGGGTGGAGGATGGAGATTTTTTGTTACACAAATTTCTTTGTCACATTCAGCTATACTCACGCAGTCATGCTTCTTTGATGGAGCTGTGGAGGAAACTTCCTGCAAAATGAG GTGCAAAGATTTGCAGCTTCAAATTGAAG GATTGCTACCGGTATCAACTTGCATACAAGAGAATGGCATTTCAAGTGTGTCAAGGAGCTTTTGCTTTAAAATGCCCGGATTAACTAAGCTATATAATCGCCTGATGTGTTTAGTGATGTCCTTGCTTATATGTCTGCTGAATCTTAAATCCCAGTCGTTTTGA
- the LOC131304525 gene encoding ribonuclease S-2-like — protein sequence MSNLKLSLFIAILLVAVPTAFSYDYLKLALQWPPTVSRDKQFYPSSMDFTIHGVWPENFLGPWPLPPCPLQNPYVSITDSNLLSRLQVSWPNLLGSNDWFWGHEWNKHGGCSEAVYNQTQYFELGLELKDRYEVQKMLGLSFIFPGMRVLLSDIDGTIRYRFHKKAEFGCNNGPVFELREIRMCFDPSLALIDCPPRSGPLVCSAQHVYIPRP from the exons ATGAGTAACTTAAAGCTTTCCCTCTTCATTGCCATTCTGCTGGTGGCTGTACCGACGGCATTCTCGTACGATTACCTGAAACTTGCACTTCAATGGCCGCCAACAGTTAGTCGCGACAAACAGTTTTATCCCAGCTCGATGGACTTCACAATCCACGGAGTGTGGCCTGAAAATTTCCTGGGCCCGTGGCCTCTGCCGCCGTGCCCTCTACAGAACCCCTACGTGTCCATCACG gattccAACCTGCTGTCAAGACTCCAAGTGAGCTGGCCGAACCTACTCGGATCTAATGACTGGTTTTGGGGTCACGAGTGGAACAAGCATGGTGGTTGTTCTGAAGCGGTTTACAACCAAACCCAGTATTTCGAGTTGGGGCTCGAGTTGAAGGACCGGTACGAAGTTCAAAAAATGCTCGGCTTGAGTTTTATCTTCCCAGGCATGCGTGTCCTTCTGAGCGATATCGATGGCACAATTCGCTACCGCTTCCACAAAAAAGCTGAGTTTGGTTGTAACAATGGACCCGTTTTCGAGCTCAGGGAGATCCGGATGTGTTTTGATCCGAGCCTTGCACTGATTGATTGTCCCCCCCGCTCCGGACCTCTGGTTTGCTCAGCACAGCATGTCTACATTCCACGGCCGTAG
- the LOC131304528 gene encoding thioredoxin F-type, chloroplastic-like, with amino-acid sequence MALQLQVSLSTTACSNSPLWPTKQRSISEVGFTGAEKRREKMGVNNVGGAGGGKRCSVFGMMRPVRCSLDTAGPVVAVGQVTEVCKDTFWPLVKAAGDKAVVVDMYTQWCGPCKVMAPKFQQLAEKYQDVVFLKLDCNQDNKPLAKELGIKVVPTFKILKESTIVKEVTGAKFDDLVVAIESVRSS; translated from the exons ATGGCACTTCAACTGCAAGTCTCTCTGAGTACTACTGCCTGCTCCAACTCGCCGTTATGGCCCACAAAGCAGCGTTCGATTTCCGAGGTGGGTTTTACCGGCGccgaaaagaggagagagaagatgggcGTGAATAATGTTGGTGGTGCCGGCGGGGGCAAACGGTGCTCCGTTTTTGGGATGATGAGGCCGGTGAGGTGTAGCCTGGACACGGCGGGGCCGGTGGTGGCGGTGGGTCAGGTGACGGAGGTGTGCAAGGACACCTTCTGGCCTCTCGTTAAAGCAGCTGGGGATAAGGCCGTTGTTGTCGATATGTACACCCAATg GTGTGGTCCTTGTAAGGTGATGGCTCCAAAATTTCAGCAGCTGGCTGAAAAGTATCAAGATGTCGTCTTCCTAAAGCTTGATTGTAACCAGGATAACAAG CCATTAGCAAAGGAGCTCGGGATAAAAGTGGTTCCGACGTTCAAGATTCTTAAAGAGAGTACAATTGTTAAAGAAGTCACTGGAGCCAAATTTGATGATTTAGTTGTTGCAATTGAGAGTGTCCGATCCAGTTAA